In a genomic window of Chrysemys picta bellii isolate R12L10 chromosome 1, ASM1138683v2, whole genome shotgun sequence:
- the LOC101941413 gene encoding G-protein coupled receptor 183, which produces MAFPPETPVVKMVTVTTAFTTPQTNSCDLYEHQNTARILLPVFYSFILILGVFGNGLALVVIFKNRKKINSTTLYSTNLVLSDILFTTALPTRIAYYALGFHWPFGETLCRLTALIFYINTYAGVNFMTCLSIDRFFAVVHPFRYNKIRRIKHAKYICIFVWFLVFSQTLPLLIQSMSNKEGERTTCMEYPNFEKIPHLPWILLAACLIGYIIPLGIILFCYSQISCKLFQTAKENPLTEKSGINKKAINTIIFVIVVFVICFTPYHIAIIQHMIKKLQYNPLCSEQQTFQKSLHYTVFLMNFNCCLDPFIYFFACKGYKRRIMKILKRQVSISVSSAVRSAHEESSREMVETHMTILSKPSNGKL; this is translated from the coding sequence ATGGCATTTCCTCCAGAAACACCAGTTGTGAAAATGGTCACTGTCACCACAGCTTTTACAACTCCTCAGACAAACTCCTGCGACCTGTATGAACATCAAAATACAGCAAGGATCTTACTGCCTGTGTTTTACAGCTTTATTTTAattcttggtgtgtttggaaaTGGACTAGCCCTCgttgtcatttttaaaaacagaaaaaaaatcaactctaCTACCCTCTATTCCACAAATCTTGTCCTCTCAGACATTCTTTTTACTACTGCCTTGCCTACACGAATAGCATACTATGCACTAGGATTTCATTGGCCATTTGGAGAAACACTTTGCAGACTAACTGCTCTCATATTTTATATCAACACATACGCAGGTGTAAACTTTATGACTTGCTTGAGTATTGACAGGTTTTTTGCCGTAGTCCACCCTTTTCGATACAACAAAATCAGAAGAATTAAACATGCCAagtatatttgtatatttgtctGGTTTCTTGTATTTAGCCAAACACTTCCATTGCTCATACAGTCCATGTCAAACAAGGAAGGAGAAAGGACTACATGCATGGAATATCCAAACTTTGAAAAAATTCCACATCTACCATGGATACTTCTTGCTGCCTGTTTAATAGGGTACATCATTCCCCTTGGAATTATACTATTTTGTTATTCTCAAATTAGTTGCAAACTTTTTCAAACTGCTAAGGAAAACCCATTAACTGAAAAATCAGGGATAAACAAAAAGGCCATCAACACAATCATTTTTGTAATTGTTGTGTTTGTCATCTGTTTTACTCCTTATCACATTGCAATTATCCAACACATGATCAAGAAGCTTCAATATAATCCTTTGTGCAGTGAACAGCAAACCTTCCAGAAGTCCCTCCATTACACTGTGTTTCTGATGAATTTTAACTGCTGCCTGGATCCTTTCATCTATTTCTTTGCGTGTAAAGGATACAAGAGGCggataatgaaaatactgaaacgTCAAGTTAGTATATCAGTTTCAAGTGCCGTCAGGTCAGCTCATGAAGAAAGCTCACGTGAGATGGTTGAAACACACATGACTATACTTTCAAAACCTTCAAATGGAAAGTTATAA